A stretch of the Capsicum annuum cultivar UCD-10X-F1 chromosome 10, UCD10Xv1.1, whole genome shotgun sequence genome encodes the following:
- the LOC107845681 gene encoding myosin-2-like isoform X5 — protein MLSVSAPSRTLSSLEEMLESLKQRDENEKPKDCPPALPSRPKLASRTRPPSPKRAKPTTPEKRDVGFENGKREEEVKGNRGNVFGAKKGKEVDSSSESPYVNSSAQKEYRKRFWEKDGAKIDKKFPYSLPKFREDEWDDNISYFIEKKLRVWCRLKNRQWEPGQVQSTSGDEASVLLSDGSVAAVPVGELLPANPDILQGVDDLIQLCYLNEPSVLHNLQYRYAQDRIYTKAGPVLIAVNPFKEVQLYGNKLATAYRKKLVDSPHVYSIAETAYSQMMEDDINQSIIISGVSGSGKTETAKFAIEYLVMISGGNNQLVESELLQTSCILEAFGNAKTLRNNNASRYGRLTEIYFSAEGGICGANVQTFLLEKSRVVQLARGERSYHIFYQLCAGAPSALRDKLKLKGASEYNFLNQSESLVIHNVDDAKKFHMLVKALNAVGISERDQEHAFQMVAAVLWLGNITFQAVGNGNNVEVVQSEAVINAATLMGCYANDLMLALSTRRMQAGKDKVVESLTMQQAIDTRDALAKFIYANLFDWIVDKINKSLAMNKEKTGRAISILDIYGFESFEKNSFEQFCINYANERLQQHLNRHLFKLEQEEYELDGIDWTKVDFQDNQECLDLYEKKPIGIISLLDEESNSHKATDSAFADKLKQHLKANPCYTGDREEFGIRHYAGEVIYDTSGFLDKNRDTVHSDIIQLLSSGSEDLLKLFASSFANQSETTGSPSIHIEISDSQRRTVATKFKDLLFKLMQRLESTAPHFICCIKPNNKQVPGMYDNDLVFEQLRSYSLLDVVRISRSGYPTRMTHQEFSKRYGVLLPEDDERKDPLSISVSILRKFDILPEMYQVGYTKLYFWAGQIATLEDVRKQVLQGTLDVQKCSSGQHARRHFPELEGGVIILQSFVRGEIARRQYKDSLESKPKVAKKENDEQLVAVVQIQSAIRCWLAQRHRNRLQNLKRSNQDAQKPLRKTSEVKNCSICFRINIFKNLVACCVKPVLGFACCGRPRKACIGG, from the exons ATGTTGTCTGTTTCGGCGCCTTCTAGAACTCTTAGTTCTTTGGAAGAAATGTTGGAGTCCCTTAAGCAAAGGGACGAGAACGAAAAGCCTAAAGATTGTCCACCAGCATTACCATCTAGGCCTAAACTAGCTTCTAGAACTAGGCCGCCTTCTCCAAAGAGAGCGAAGCCTACTACCCCTGAAAAACGCGACGTTGGATTTGAGAATGGTAAAAGAGAAGAAGAGGTTAAAGGGAATCGAGGAAACGTGTTTGGAGCTAAAAAGGGTAAAGAGGTGGATTCTAGTAGTGAGTCACCTTATGTTAATTCATCAGCTCAAAAGGAATATAGAAAGAGATTTTGGGAAAAAGACGGTGCAAAGATTGATAAAAAGTTTCCTTATTCTCTCCCAAAGTTTCGCGAGGATGAGTGGGACGACAACATCAGTTATTTTATTGAGAAG AAACTTCGCGTTTGGTGCCGTCTGAAAAATAGACAATGGGAACCAGGACAGGTGCAATCAACTTCAGGAGACGAAGCTTCAGTATTGCTCTCTGACGGCAGT GTTGCGGCAGTGCCTGTCGGAGAGCTTTTACCTGCAAATCCAGATATTCTTCAGGGCGTGGATGATCTCATACAACTTTGTTACCTTAACGAGCCATCAGTTCTTCACAACCTCCAATATAGATATGCTCAGGATCGAATATAT ACTAAGGCAGGACCTGTTCTAATAGCCGTCAATCCCTTCAAAGAGGTCCAACTGTATGGGAACAAACTTGCTACGGCTTACAGGAAGAAACTCGTGGATAGTCCTCACGTTTATTCTATCGCTGAAACTGCCTACAGTCAAATGATGGAAG ATGACATAAATCAATCCATCATCATAAG CGGGGTAAGTGGATCTGGGAAGACGGAAACAGCAAAATTCGCGATTGAATATTTGGTCATGATTAGCGGAGGCAACAATCAGCTGGTAGAAAGTGAGCTGCTGCAGACAAGTTGCATATTGGAGGCTTTTGGGAATGCCAAAACCCTCAGGAATAACAACGCCAGTCGATAT GGAAGGTTGACTGAAATTTATTTTAGTGCAGAGGGAGGAATTTGTGGTGCTAACGTACAAACAT TTCTTCTTGAAAAG TCGAGAGTGGTTCAGCTGGCTCGTGGAGAGAGGTCTTACCATATCTTTTACCAGCTATGTGCTGGGGCTCCTTCTGCTTTGAGAG ATAAACTTAAGCTGAAAGGTGCTTCGGAATACAACTTTCTCAACCAGAGTGAGTCCTTGGTGATCCATAATGTTGACGATGCGAAAAAGTTTCATATGCTTGTG AAAGCGCTAAACGCTGTGGGGATTTCCGAAAGAGACCAAGAACATGCTTTTCAGATGGTTGCGGCTGTGCTATGGCTGGGAAACATAACATTTCAAGCAGTTGGAAATGGAAACAATGTCGAAGTCGTGCAAAGTGAAG CCGTTATAAATGCTGCTACCTTGATGGGCTGTTATGCCAATGACCTCATGCTAGCTTTATCAACCAGGAGAATGCAAGCTGGCAAGGATAAGGTAGTCGAGAGTTTAACCATGCAACAG GCAATCGATACAAGAGATGCATTGGCGAAGTTCATCTATGCAAACCTGTTTGATTGGATAGTGGATAAAATTAATAAATCTCTTGCGATGAATAAAGAGAAAACCGGTAGAGCCataagtattttagatatttatggTTTCGAATCATTTGAG AAAAATAGCTTTGAACAATTTTGCATCAACTATGCAAATGAGAGGCTCCAGCAGCATCTTAACCGACATCTCTTCAAACTTGAGCAAGAA GAATATGAATTAGATGGAATCGATTGGACGAAAGTAGACTTTCAAGACAACCAGGAGTGCTTGGATCTTTACGAGAAG AAACCCATTGGGATAATATCTTTATTGGATGAAGAATCAAATTCTCATAAAGCGACCGACTCGGCCTTCGCCGATAAGCTTAAGCAGCACCTGAAAGCTAACCCTTGCTATACCGGAGATAGAGAAGAATTTGGCATTCGCCATTATGCTGGAGAG gtTATCTATGACACAAGTGGCTTCTTGGATAAGAATAGAGATACAGTGCATTCCGACATTATTCAGCTACTCTCATCGGGTAGTGAAGACTTGCTCAAGTTGTTTGCCTCTTCGTTTGCTAATCAGTCCGAGACAACAGGAAGTCCATCAATTCATATCGAGATATCAGACTCTCAGAGGCGAACAGTTGCTACTAAATTTAAG GATCTATTGTTCAAATTGATGCAGAGGTTGGAAAGTACTGCTCCACACTTCATTTGTTGCATAAAACCAAACAACAAGCAGGTTCCTGGCATGTACGACAACGATCTCGTCTTTGAGCAGCTTAGAAGCTATAGTCTTCTTGATGTTGTTCGGATCTCTAGATCTGGATATCCTACTAGGATGACACATCAAGAATTCTCTAAAAG GTATGGTGTTCTTCTTCCAGAAGACGATGAACGCAAAGATCCCTTAAGCATATCAGTTTCTATTCTGCGGAAATTTGATATCCTTCCGGAAATGTACCAAGTTGGGTATACAAAGTTATATTTCTGGGCAGGACAA ATTGCGACGCTGGAGGATGTAAGGAAACAAGTTCTCCAAGGCACTCTCGATGTGCAGAAGTGCTCTAGTGGTCAGCATGCTCGTCGTCACTTCCCTGAGCTAGAAGGAGGAGTGATCATACTTCAATCAT TTGTTCGTGGTGAAATTGCTCGGAGGCAGTATAAGGATTCTCTGGAGTCGAAACCGAAAGTTGCTAAGAAAGAAAATGATGAGCAGCTGGTGGCTGTTGTGCAGATACAATCGG CTATTCGTTGCTGGTTGGCTCAGAGGCATCGTAATCGACTGCAGAATTTGAAAAGGTCAAATCAAGATGCACAGAAACCACTCAGAAAGACTTCGGAGGTGAAG AATTGTAGTATCTGCTTCAGGATTAATATCTTTAAGAATTTGGTGGCCTGTTGCGTGAAGCCTGTTTTAG GATTTGCCTGTTGTGGAAGACCTCGAAAGGCGTGTATTGGTGGCTGA
- the LOC107845681 gene encoding myosin-2-like isoform X4 — protein MLSVSAPSRTLSSLEEMLESLKQRDENEKPKDCPPALPSRPKLASRTRPPSPKRAKPTTPEKRDVGFENGKREEEVKGNRGNVFGAKKGKEVDSSSESPYVNSSAQKEYRKRFWEKDGAKIDKKFPYSLPKFREDEWDDNISYFIEKKLRVWCRLKNRQWEPGQVQSTSGDEASVLLSDGSVAAVPVGELLPANPDILQGVDDLIQLCYLNEPSVLHNLQYRYAQDRIYTKAGPVLIAVNPFKEVQLYGNKLATAYRKKLVDSPHVYSIAETAYSQMMEDDINQSIIISGVSGSGKTETAKFAIEYLVMISGGNNQLVESELLQTSCILEAFGNAKTLRNNNASRYGRLTEIYFSAEGGICGANVQTFLLEKSRVVQLARGERSYHIFYQLCAGAPSALRDKLKLKGASEYNFLNQSESLVIHNVDDAKKFHMLVKALNAVGISERDQEHAFQMVAAVLWLGNITFQAVGNGNNVEVVQSEAVINAATLMGCYANDLMLALSTRRMQAGKDKVVESLTMQQAIDTRDALAKFIYANLFDWIVDKINKSLAMNKEKTGRAISILDIYGFESFEKNSFEQFCINYANERLQQHLNRHLFKLEQEEYELDGIDWTKVDFQDNQECLDLYEKKPIGIISLLDEESNSHKATDSAFADKLKQHLKANPCYTGDREEFGIRHYAGEVIYDTSGFLDKNRDTVHSDIIQLLSSGSEDLLKLFASSFANQSETTGSPSIHIEISDSQRRTVATKFKDLLFKLMQRLESTAPHFICCIKPNNKQVPGMYDNDLVFEQLRSYSLLDVVRISRSGYPTRMTHQEFSKRYGVLLPEDDERKDPLSISVSILRKFDILPEMYQVGYTKLYFWAGQIATLEDVRKQVLQGTLDVQKCSSGQHARRHFPELEGGVIILQSFVRGEIARRQYKDSLESKPKVAKKENDEQLVAVVQIQSAIRCWLAQRHRNRLQNLKRSNQDAQKPLRKTSEVKNCSICFRINIFKNLVACCVKPVLAGFACCGRPRKACIGG, from the exons ATGTTGTCTGTTTCGGCGCCTTCTAGAACTCTTAGTTCTTTGGAAGAAATGTTGGAGTCCCTTAAGCAAAGGGACGAGAACGAAAAGCCTAAAGATTGTCCACCAGCATTACCATCTAGGCCTAAACTAGCTTCTAGAACTAGGCCGCCTTCTCCAAAGAGAGCGAAGCCTACTACCCCTGAAAAACGCGACGTTGGATTTGAGAATGGTAAAAGAGAAGAAGAGGTTAAAGGGAATCGAGGAAACGTGTTTGGAGCTAAAAAGGGTAAAGAGGTGGATTCTAGTAGTGAGTCACCTTATGTTAATTCATCAGCTCAAAAGGAATATAGAAAGAGATTTTGGGAAAAAGACGGTGCAAAGATTGATAAAAAGTTTCCTTATTCTCTCCCAAAGTTTCGCGAGGATGAGTGGGACGACAACATCAGTTATTTTATTGAGAAG AAACTTCGCGTTTGGTGCCGTCTGAAAAATAGACAATGGGAACCAGGACAGGTGCAATCAACTTCAGGAGACGAAGCTTCAGTATTGCTCTCTGACGGCAGT GTTGCGGCAGTGCCTGTCGGAGAGCTTTTACCTGCAAATCCAGATATTCTTCAGGGCGTGGATGATCTCATACAACTTTGTTACCTTAACGAGCCATCAGTTCTTCACAACCTCCAATATAGATATGCTCAGGATCGAATATAT ACTAAGGCAGGACCTGTTCTAATAGCCGTCAATCCCTTCAAAGAGGTCCAACTGTATGGGAACAAACTTGCTACGGCTTACAGGAAGAAACTCGTGGATAGTCCTCACGTTTATTCTATCGCTGAAACTGCCTACAGTCAAATGATGGAAG ATGACATAAATCAATCCATCATCATAAG CGGGGTAAGTGGATCTGGGAAGACGGAAACAGCAAAATTCGCGATTGAATATTTGGTCATGATTAGCGGAGGCAACAATCAGCTGGTAGAAAGTGAGCTGCTGCAGACAAGTTGCATATTGGAGGCTTTTGGGAATGCCAAAACCCTCAGGAATAACAACGCCAGTCGATAT GGAAGGTTGACTGAAATTTATTTTAGTGCAGAGGGAGGAATTTGTGGTGCTAACGTACAAACAT TTCTTCTTGAAAAG TCGAGAGTGGTTCAGCTGGCTCGTGGAGAGAGGTCTTACCATATCTTTTACCAGCTATGTGCTGGGGCTCCTTCTGCTTTGAGAG ATAAACTTAAGCTGAAAGGTGCTTCGGAATACAACTTTCTCAACCAGAGTGAGTCCTTGGTGATCCATAATGTTGACGATGCGAAAAAGTTTCATATGCTTGTG AAAGCGCTAAACGCTGTGGGGATTTCCGAAAGAGACCAAGAACATGCTTTTCAGATGGTTGCGGCTGTGCTATGGCTGGGAAACATAACATTTCAAGCAGTTGGAAATGGAAACAATGTCGAAGTCGTGCAAAGTGAAG CCGTTATAAATGCTGCTACCTTGATGGGCTGTTATGCCAATGACCTCATGCTAGCTTTATCAACCAGGAGAATGCAAGCTGGCAAGGATAAGGTAGTCGAGAGTTTAACCATGCAACAG GCAATCGATACAAGAGATGCATTGGCGAAGTTCATCTATGCAAACCTGTTTGATTGGATAGTGGATAAAATTAATAAATCTCTTGCGATGAATAAAGAGAAAACCGGTAGAGCCataagtattttagatatttatggTTTCGAATCATTTGAG AAAAATAGCTTTGAACAATTTTGCATCAACTATGCAAATGAGAGGCTCCAGCAGCATCTTAACCGACATCTCTTCAAACTTGAGCAAGAA GAATATGAATTAGATGGAATCGATTGGACGAAAGTAGACTTTCAAGACAACCAGGAGTGCTTGGATCTTTACGAGAAG AAACCCATTGGGATAATATCTTTATTGGATGAAGAATCAAATTCTCATAAAGCGACCGACTCGGCCTTCGCCGATAAGCTTAAGCAGCACCTGAAAGCTAACCCTTGCTATACCGGAGATAGAGAAGAATTTGGCATTCGCCATTATGCTGGAGAG gtTATCTATGACACAAGTGGCTTCTTGGATAAGAATAGAGATACAGTGCATTCCGACATTATTCAGCTACTCTCATCGGGTAGTGAAGACTTGCTCAAGTTGTTTGCCTCTTCGTTTGCTAATCAGTCCGAGACAACAGGAAGTCCATCAATTCATATCGAGATATCAGACTCTCAGAGGCGAACAGTTGCTACTAAATTTAAG GATCTATTGTTCAAATTGATGCAGAGGTTGGAAAGTACTGCTCCACACTTCATTTGTTGCATAAAACCAAACAACAAGCAGGTTCCTGGCATGTACGACAACGATCTCGTCTTTGAGCAGCTTAGAAGCTATAGTCTTCTTGATGTTGTTCGGATCTCTAGATCTGGATATCCTACTAGGATGACACATCAAGAATTCTCTAAAAG GTATGGTGTTCTTCTTCCAGAAGACGATGAACGCAAAGATCCCTTAAGCATATCAGTTTCTATTCTGCGGAAATTTGATATCCTTCCGGAAATGTACCAAGTTGGGTATACAAAGTTATATTTCTGGGCAGGACAA ATTGCGACGCTGGAGGATGTAAGGAAACAAGTTCTCCAAGGCACTCTCGATGTGCAGAAGTGCTCTAGTGGTCAGCATGCTCGTCGTCACTTCCCTGAGCTAGAAGGAGGAGTGATCATACTTCAATCAT TTGTTCGTGGTGAAATTGCTCGGAGGCAGTATAAGGATTCTCTGGAGTCGAAACCGAAAGTTGCTAAGAAAGAAAATGATGAGCAGCTGGTGGCTGTTGTGCAGATACAATCGG CTATTCGTTGCTGGTTGGCTCAGAGGCATCGTAATCGACTGCAGAATTTGAAAAGGTCAAATCAAGATGCACAGAAACCACTCAGAAAGACTTCGGAGGTGAAG AATTGTAGTATCTGCTTCAGGATTAATATCTTTAAGAATTTGGTGGCCTGTTGCGTGAAGCCTGTTTTAG CAGGATTTGCCTGTTGTGGAAGACCTCGAAAGGCGTGTATTGGTGGCTGA